A single window of Rubripirellula lacrimiformis DNA harbors:
- a CDS encoding thiazole synthase encodes MTSRNSIDPTFADDTPLIVGGHTLASRMIVGTGRYDSMPQMRDSLDASGADCVTVAVRRERLYDKSGQNILDFLDLDRYILLPNTAGCYTAADAIRAAKLGREILLTLGNPGADWVKLEVLGDSKTLLPDPTETLAACRELAADGFQVLCYTSDCPVTAQKLKAAGAASVMPAGSPIGSGQGLLNINNLKIILEYLKEDDPNYPVIIDAGVGTASDVSEAFELGADGVLLNTAIAHARDPIRMARAMKHATLAGRDAYLAGRIPRRLYGTASSPTEGVISTRPYGSAN; translated from the coding sequence GTGACGTCACGCAACTCCATCGATCCGACCTTCGCCGACGACACTCCTTTGATCGTCGGTGGCCACACGTTGGCCAGCCGCATGATCGTCGGCACGGGGCGATACGATTCGATGCCGCAGATGCGCGACTCGCTCGATGCGTCCGGGGCGGACTGCGTCACCGTCGCGGTCCGGCGGGAACGACTGTACGACAAGTCAGGCCAGAACATCCTGGATTTCCTGGACCTGGATCGATACATCCTGCTGCCCAACACCGCGGGCTGCTATACCGCGGCCGACGCGATTCGCGCCGCCAAATTGGGCCGTGAAATCCTACTGACATTGGGCAACCCCGGTGCCGACTGGGTCAAACTAGAGGTGCTAGGTGACAGCAAAACGCTGTTACCCGACCCGACGGAAACGCTAGCGGCCTGTCGCGAGCTGGCGGCCGACGGGTTCCAAGTCCTGTGCTACACCAGCGACTGTCCTGTCACCGCCCAGAAACTAAAAGCCGCCGGTGCCGCCAGCGTGATGCCCGCCGGCAGCCCGATCGGCAGCGGCCAAGGACTGTTGAACATCAACAACTTGAAGATCATCCTGGAATACTTGAAAGAGGATGACCCGAACTATCCGGTGATCATCGACGCCGGCGTCGGCACCGCCAGCGACGTCAGCGAAGCGTTCGAACTGGGCGCCGACGGAGTCCTACTGAACACGGCCATCGCGCACGCACGAGACCCGATCCGCATGGCACGCGCGATGAAGCACGCCACGCTAGCCGGCCGCGACGCCTACCTGGCCGGCCGCATCCCACGCCGACTCTACGGCACCGCCAGCAGCCCCACCGAAGGCGTCATCAGCACCCGCCCCTACGGCTCCGCCAACTAA
- the thiS gene encoding sulfur carrier protein ThiS, producing the protein MITITVNGETVEIESTMSVQQMLDTVDVPPNYLAVEINGDVVPRQQYEATMVAAGDDIEVVTLVGGG; encoded by the coding sequence TTGATCACCATCACAGTCAACGGCGAAACCGTCGAAATCGAGTCGACCATGTCCGTTCAACAGATGCTGGACACGGTCGATGTGCCGCCCAATTATTTGGCCGTCGAAATCAACGGGGACGTCGTGCCTCGCCAGCAGTACGAAGCGACGATGGTAGCCGCCGGTGACGACATCGAAGTCGTCACGTTGGTCGGTGGCGGCTAG
- a CDS encoding sugar phosphate isomerase/epimerase family protein, translated as MPRPVTLFTGQWADLPIEEMARMTAGFGYDGIELACWGDHFEVDRAIAEDDYCDKKRKLLDDAGLQCHAISAHLAGQAVLDIIDERHKAILPDYVWGDGDPAGVNERAAEELKNSARAAQKFGVDVVNGFTGSSIWHLLYSFPPVSPAMIDAGFDLLAERFNPILDVFGECGVRFALEVHPTEIAFDIYTAQRALEALDHRPEFGFNFDPSHLIWQGIDPVQFIRTFADRIYHVHIKDAIVKLDGSGSILASHLNFGDYRRGWDFRSPGRGGVNFEEIIRALNDIGYEGPLSIEWEDCGMERSFGAREACEFTKKLDFSPSNRAFDAAFDEAND; from the coding sequence ATGCCTCGCCCTGTGACCCTGTTTACCGGCCAATGGGCCGACCTGCCAATCGAAGAAATGGCACGCATGACCGCCGGATTCGGTTATGACGGCATTGAATTGGCGTGCTGGGGCGATCACTTCGAAGTGGATCGTGCGATCGCCGAGGACGACTACTGTGACAAGAAACGCAAACTGCTCGACGACGCCGGCCTGCAATGCCACGCGATCAGTGCTCACCTGGCCGGCCAAGCCGTGCTGGACATCATCGATGAACGGCACAAAGCGATTCTGCCGGACTACGTCTGGGGCGATGGCGACCCAGCCGGAGTCAACGAGCGAGCTGCCGAGGAACTGAAGAACTCTGCCCGTGCGGCTCAGAAGTTCGGCGTCGATGTCGTCAACGGATTCACCGGCAGCAGCATCTGGCACCTACTTTATTCCTTCCCGCCGGTATCGCCAGCCATGATCGACGCTGGCTTTGATTTGCTGGCCGAGCGATTCAATCCGATTTTGGACGTATTCGGTGAATGCGGGGTTCGATTCGCGTTGGAAGTTCACCCGACGGAAATCGCGTTCGACATCTACACCGCTCAGCGAGCCCTCGAAGCACTCGACCACCGTCCCGAGTTCGGGTTCAACTTTGACCCCAGCCATCTGATTTGGCAGGGCATCGACCCGGTTCAGTTCATCCGCACCTTCGCCGACCGCATCTATCACGTTCACATCAAGGACGCGATCGTCAAGTTGGATGGCAGCGGCAGTATCCTGGCCAGCCACCTGAACTTTGGCGATTACCGACGCGGCTGGGATTTCCGCAGCCCTGGACGTGGCGGAGTGAACTTCGAAGAAATCATCCGCGCCCTCAACGACATCGGCTACGAAGGCCCTCTGTCGATCGAATGGGAAGACTGCGGCATGGAACGATCCTTCGGAGCTCGCGAAGCCTGCGAATTCACCAAGAAGCTTGATTTTTCGCCCAGCAATCGGGCCTTCGATGCCGCCTTTGACGAAGCGAACGACTGA